A single Paenibacillus kribbensis DNA region contains:
- the isdG gene encoding heme oxygenase, with protein MVIVTNTSKITPGNAHLLIERFNKEGKVEKMEGFLGLEVLLTENTEDYEEVTISTRWKEKENFQGWTKSEAFRESHSHRQIPDYIIENKITFYEVKIVRHPIANNDSSLASDNQAV; from the coding sequence ATGGTTATCGTTACCAATACGTCTAAAATCACGCCGGGCAATGCCCATCTGCTCATCGAACGCTTCAACAAAGAAGGAAAGGTAGAGAAAATGGAAGGCTTCCTCGGTCTGGAAGTGCTGTTGACTGAAAATACAGAGGATTATGAGGAAGTAACGATCAGCACACGCTGGAAGGAAAAAGAGAACTTCCAAGGCTGGACCAAAAGCGAAGCGTTCCGCGAATCCCATAGCCACCGCCAAATTCCGGACTATATTATTGAAAATAAAATCACGTTTTATGAAGTTAAAATTGTTCGTCATCCTATCGCCAACAACGATTCCTCTTTGGCTAGCGATAACCAAGCCGTTTAA
- a CDS encoding ABC transporter ATP-binding protein produces MTAIQGEHLSLQRGYFQLDDVSINLPAGQLTAIVGPNGSGKSTLLRIITRLLKQDQGQVSVLGKQVENYKRRDFAQTLTMLPQMKDMLPLLTVRELVAYGRSPHAKGLRIRHTGQDQLIVDQVMEITGIKPYADRMFHTLSGGEQQKARIAMALAQQTGILLLDEPTTFLDIAHQFEVMDMLRRINHESGLTIVMVLHDLQQAAAYCHHMIALKRGRIAVAGEPRQILTSAFLRDIYEMNATIKFEAGYPVIIPTIPHHLGGI; encoded by the coding sequence ATGACAGCCATTCAGGGTGAGCATCTCTCCTTACAACGCGGATATTTCCAGCTGGACGATGTCAGCATCAACTTGCCCGCCGGGCAGCTCACCGCAATTGTCGGCCCCAACGGCTCAGGCAAATCTACGCTTCTCCGCATTATAACCCGGCTGCTCAAGCAGGATCAGGGGCAAGTTTCCGTACTGGGCAAGCAAGTAGAGAACTACAAACGGCGCGATTTTGCCCAGACCCTTACGATGCTGCCGCAAATGAAGGATATGCTGCCATTATTAACGGTTCGTGAGCTGGTCGCTTACGGAAGGTCTCCTCATGCCAAAGGCTTGAGAATACGCCATACGGGGCAGGACCAGCTTATCGTAGATCAGGTCATGGAAATCACGGGCATCAAGCCCTATGCGGATCGGATGTTCCATACTCTATCAGGAGGTGAACAACAAAAAGCGCGAATTGCAATGGCTTTGGCCCAACAAACAGGTATTCTTTTGCTTGATGAACCGACCACTTTTCTGGATATCGCCCACCAATTTGAAGTTATGGATATGCTGCGGCGTATCAATCACGAGTCCGGCTTGACGATTGTTATGGTACTGCATGATTTGCAGCAAGCTGCGGCCTATTGTCATCATATGATTGCGCTTAAAAGAGGACGAATTGCCGTTGCTGGCGAACCCCGTCAGATTTTGACGTCTGCTTTTCTTCGCGACATTTATGAAATGAACGCTACGATCAAATTCGAGGCTGGCTATCCGGTCATTATACCGACCATACCACATCATTTAGGAGGAATTTAA
- a CDS encoding FecCD family ABC transporter permease produces the protein MNKAQRARRRTIAWITLPILLLAVSVYGLAYGSVSIALQEINRVLLYNHDSTYRTILMDLRLPRVLVGLLVGACLAASGALLQGVMKNPLADPGVIGVSAGGGLAAVITMVMLPQLSYLLPVTAFLGAFLSALVIYLLAWDRGASPVKIVLAGVAINALLGALTNGVMVMYSDRVQAVLPWLSGGLNGRSWHHLEFMAPYAIIGLIASLFAIKPANLLLLGDDSAQLLGQRVELQRLLIILLSALLAGTAVSVAGLIGFVGLVVPHVIRLLIGEDYRFLLPLSMLGGGTLVVLADTVARSWFDPIELPVGILLAAIGAPFFLILLKKRGNFR, from the coding sequence ATGAACAAAGCACAACGTGCCAGAAGACGCACAATCGCCTGGATCACCCTTCCGATTTTACTGCTGGCCGTGTCTGTGTACGGTCTGGCCTACGGTTCGGTGTCGATCGCGCTCCAAGAAATCAATCGGGTTTTGTTATATAACCATGACTCTACATATCGCACGATCCTGATGGATCTACGGCTACCCAGAGTACTCGTGGGTTTGCTTGTAGGAGCCTGTCTCGCAGCATCCGGGGCCCTTCTTCAGGGAGTCATGAAAAATCCACTGGCCGACCCTGGTGTTATTGGTGTATCGGCCGGGGGTGGACTCGCTGCCGTCATCACGATGGTCATGCTTCCACAGCTTAGCTACCTTCTTCCGGTAACGGCTTTTTTAGGTGCCTTTCTGAGCGCGCTCGTCATTTACCTGCTGGCATGGGACCGCGGGGCCTCCCCGGTCAAAATTGTGCTGGCCGGTGTGGCGATCAACGCACTGCTCGGTGCCCTCACCAACGGCGTAATGGTCATGTATAGCGACCGCGTCCAGGCCGTTCTCCCTTGGCTATCCGGCGGATTAAACGGACGAAGCTGGCATCACCTGGAGTTCATGGCACCTTACGCCATCATTGGTTTAATCGCTTCTCTATTTGCGATCAAGCCTGCCAATTTGCTGCTGCTGGGCGACGATTCAGCACAGCTGCTCGGCCAACGGGTAGAGCTTCAACGTCTGCTGATTATCCTGCTCTCCGCCCTGCTCGCCGGTACGGCGGTCAGTGTGGCCGGGCTGATCGGTTTCGTAGGACTGGTTGTTCCCCATGTCATACGGCTGCTGATTGGGGAGGATTATCGTTTCCTCCTCCCCCTTTCCATGCTGGGCGGCGGGACGCTGGTTGTCCTGGCGGATACGGTGGCACGCTCCTGGTTTGATCCGATTGAGCTGCCTGTAGGTATTTTGCTGGCCGCCATCGGGGCGCCGTTCTTCTTAATCCTGCTCAAGAAACGGGGGAATTTCAGATGA
- a CDS encoding ABC transporter substrate-binding protein, giving the protein MKSYVLWSSAALLLAVTGCSNGAPTAGHQPTSASVSATSSWPSNAAIQVTDFSERTLSFHGVPQHIVALSNGDLDIIYALGGTVVGRPNSNGPSVVPAAENVQQVGSTHEVDLEKITMLKPDVVLGNYPMNEKDIPAIEGVGSQLLLTGANSVQDIRSQITLFGQLLQKQAQAEKLNQHIDQQIAKLQKATASSVKPKVLLVYGAPATYMAALSNSLGGNILELAGGSNIAADFPGLQNFPQYAQLNTERIIQADPDYIFIMTHGNADDAKAAFLKEMQENAAWNGIRAVKNNQVEVLPSDLFGTNPGSRVTKALDLMHDKLYPAK; this is encoded by the coding sequence ATGAAATCTTATGTGTTGTGGTCATCCGCAGCGCTTTTATTGGCAGTCACCGGATGCAGTAATGGCGCTCCGACCGCAGGTCATCAACCAACCAGTGCATCTGTATCTGCCACTTCAAGCTGGCCAAGCAATGCGGCGATTCAGGTTACTGACTTTTCCGAGCGAACGTTGTCGTTCCATGGTGTACCTCAACATATCGTGGCGTTAAGCAACGGCGATCTGGATATTATATACGCATTGGGCGGGACGGTTGTCGGCAGACCCAACTCGAATGGACCCTCCGTCGTCCCAGCCGCTGAGAATGTTCAGCAGGTAGGCTCCACTCATGAGGTCGATCTGGAGAAAATTACGATGCTCAAACCGGATGTTGTATTGGGCAATTACCCTATGAATGAAAAGGACATTCCGGCCATTGAAGGAGTCGGTTCACAGCTGCTGCTGACTGGAGCCAATTCCGTTCAGGATATTCGATCGCAAATTACGCTATTCGGACAATTACTGCAAAAGCAGGCTCAGGCCGAGAAGCTGAATCAGCACATTGACCAACAGATAGCCAAGCTGCAAAAGGCAACAGCCTCCAGCGTCAAACCGAAGGTGCTGCTGGTCTACGGAGCTCCGGCCACGTATATGGCGGCATTGTCGAATTCACTGGGCGGAAACATTCTGGAGCTTGCAGGCGGCTCCAACATTGCCGCTGATTTTCCGGGCCTGCAAAATTTTCCGCAATATGCACAGCTAAACACAGAGCGCATCATACAGGCTGACCCTGATTACATCTTCATCATGACCCATGGCAATGCAGACGATGCCAAAGCGGCATTTTTGAAGGAAATGCAGGAAAATGCAGCCTGGAACGGAATTCGGGCGGTCAAAAACAATCAGGTCGAGGTGCTGCCTTCAGATCTGTTCGGAACGAATCCGGGCTCACGGGTGACAAAGGCGCTGGATTTGATGCATGACAAGCTGTATCCGGCGAAATAG
- the isdC gene encoding heme uptake protein IsdC gives MKKGFSAIIAVFLLVSVLGFWPTPSSVGAAAASPTLADGTYTLKYNILKAENDSVSMANDYFEKPAKLYVKKGQMTMQIKLNHSEWTTGFKVDYKGKIMDTKVIQKDAKTDTRTVQFPIASVNSPLISKIHVTVPAYNYDHDYTIRFAFDSKSVKKVAAVQSAKSTKSSKK, from the coding sequence ATGAAGAAGGGGTTTTCTGCAATTATTGCTGTGTTTCTGCTGGTGAGTGTGCTGGGCTTTTGGCCAACTCCGTCATCTGTAGGAGCCGCTGCGGCTTCTCCAACATTGGCGGATGGTACATACACGCTCAAATACAATATTCTCAAGGCAGAAAATGATTCGGTATCCATGGCTAATGATTATTTTGAAAAGCCAGCTAAATTGTATGTGAAAAAAGGTCAAATGACCATGCAAATCAAGCTGAATCATAGCGAATGGACAACCGGGTTTAAAGTAGATTACAAAGGCAAAATCATGGATACCAAGGTCATCCAAAAGGATGCCAAAACCGATACCCGAACTGTACAATTTCCAATTGCAAGTGTGAACAGCCCGCTGATTTCTAAAATTCATGTTACTGTTCCTGCGTATAATTACGATCATGATTATACAATCCGCTTTGCGTTTGATTCCAAAAGCGTCAAAAAAGTGGCCGCCGTTCAGTCTGCGAAATCAACCAAATCTTCCAAAAAATAA
- a CDS encoding NEAT domain-containing protein — translation MNMIMNRMEKLSLKKVMLIVLMAALVFVVLAPFSANQANAALANGKYTIDYTVYKDGTNETSYMDSNGYVAKPATLIVTNGQYKARVTITKSAWVTEFKTQQNGQYVNATVISTSGDTRVVEFPVSDLSQKLNVKLHVSVPAEYTGGVPYDHDYVVQFGFKESTVKK, via the coding sequence ATGAACATGATTATGAATCGTATGGAGAAATTGTCTTTGAAAAAAGTAATGCTTATTGTATTGATGGCTGCGCTTGTTTTTGTGGTACTAGCTCCATTTTCCGCTAATCAAGCGAATGCGGCTTTGGCTAATGGCAAGTACACTATTGATTATACCGTGTACAAAGATGGCACCAATGAAACTTCTTACATGGACTCGAACGGTTATGTCGCCAAACCAGCTACGTTGATCGTTACTAATGGTCAATACAAGGCAAGAGTAACAATTACTAAAAGCGCTTGGGTCACTGAATTTAAGACACAACAAAACGGACAATATGTCAACGCAACTGTAATCAGCACATCTGGAGACACAAGAGTGGTGGAGTTTCCAGTAAGTGATTTGTCGCAAAAATTGAATGTTAAGTTGCATGTAAGTGTGCCTGCAGAATACACAGGCGGAGTTCCTTATGATCACGATTATGTCGTTCAATTTGGATTCAAAGAAAGTACTGTCAAGAAATAA
- a CDS encoding NEAT domain-containing protein, producing the protein MKRQFKKYVMLFAALVMLFSLVLPFAPAAYAFDETSQAAEAASSDTAVTEDVYSTEPVEEVPVEWTVPANPEPQAFVAESQTASIAPDTNIYTINYALKRDNQPSSESGEFENPATFTVEQGTTVGEATYHVSLKSLNSSYAFGYFNVKVDGNSIPVHIADKVQVSESSFTQTVTFDVYQWDKKVEIDYQKGQPDDYIDPVNGNVIEFDPSTIKVKEDVVTPPVPEPGTPTKPGDLSFAILKDNTDEVSVMDGYTVKPGSLIERGGKKYVQFTLKNSKQIDGFKVEQNGVLTDTSIVSEDQTANTRVIEFEVKELPAKLNAWVSINWPELNYVNTYNVDIQLASVPAPADLADGTYSINFSALHATKDQPSAMAQYLLSPATLTVSKGQKEVSFTIKDSSTVTEFKTEQNGALADADIVSEDKTANTRVVKFKVADLDAILNAQVHVSTTYPGGVYEMDHKLRLQFDKSSITENGTSPETGSNLDFTFLKDGTNEKSVMDGYTEKPGVLIERDGKKYVRFTLKNSKQIDGFKVEQNGVLSNVATVSEDQTANTRVIEFEVKEVPAKLNAWVSINWPELNYVETYNVDLQLGSVTAPPTIADGTYSINFNTLHATKDQPSAIAQYLLSPATLTVSKGQKEVSFTIKDSSTVTEFKTEQNGTLADADIVSEDKTANTRVVKFKVADLDAILNAQVHVSTTYPGGVYEMDHKLRLQFDKSSIAKTPSPVDPSTPGKGLADGTYSIKFNALHATKDQPSAMAQYLLSPATLTVSKGKYEVSFTVKDSATVTEFKTEQNGTLTDADIVSEDKTADTRVVKFKVADLDAILNAQVHVSTSFNGSVYEMDHKIRLQFDRSSITVKGSDGGTTPVAENGRYSIDFSVLKNGTNEISIMDGYMQKPATLLRQSGKNVIQIKMDKSSWIKTFKVNGSEAQVVDQSTSADTRTVQFEVPNLSDKVTVNTHVVVPGLDLGGVLYDHVYDVQFQFEPATIRSFVEPSSSGATAPAVKLDFDKLANGKYALKFSIVLSDGSTAVDSPAQRFITDEPAQLVVEGDKRFVGLKLQNSNEVKALRIWDNASGSYQDAEVTEEDAASNTKHIRFSVNDFKNNVKGQLVVYEAPKVASAAPMVFKAEDRVEKVYDFEFKFDTSNVSYYNDKKSVEEEEGKNNLPDGEYTADFRLLANGTEKDSIVAPFVEPLAKLAVKNGKIVAHLTITDRQALKQFQTDFEGRYANPAVIDSSTKGDTHTIAFEVPDLDKKLSVYTQVYLPEKYIFNEKFGGQLQFDRASLKGEGVSAATTSTAAEPAPASTDKAAQTTTPVAEQKPVVEQPAQPAASEKQYTINYNIFKDKTNEASVMEGYLDKPALLIEKGGKRYIQITLNNSSWMPALQVEQNGTLKDVEVISTSGDTRVVQFEVGDLSQKISAYTHVAVPGLVLGGVPYDHWYTVQFQFDEASLKAK; encoded by the coding sequence TTGAAAAGGCAATTTAAAAAATATGTAATGCTGTTTGCAGCATTGGTGATGTTGTTCTCACTTGTGCTTCCATTTGCTCCAGCGGCATATGCATTTGACGAAACGAGTCAGGCTGCAGAAGCTGCATCTTCTGATACAGCTGTTACCGAAGATGTATATTCGACAGAGCCAGTGGAAGAGGTCCCGGTAGAATGGACTGTACCTGCAAATCCAGAGCCACAAGCGTTTGTTGCTGAATCCCAAACAGCAAGCATTGCTCCAGATACAAATATTTATACGATTAATTACGCATTGAAAAGAGACAACCAGCCCTCAAGTGAGAGCGGAGAATTTGAAAATCCGGCTACCTTTACAGTTGAACAGGGAACAACGGTCGGAGAAGCAACTTATCACGTTTCTTTAAAAAGCTTGAATAGCTCATATGCCTTCGGTTATTTTAATGTCAAAGTGGATGGAAATTCAATTCCTGTTCACATTGCAGACAAGGTTCAGGTTTCAGAAAGCAGCTTTACTCAGACGGTAACCTTTGATGTATATCAATGGGATAAAAAAGTTGAAATTGATTATCAAAAGGGTCAACCGGACGACTACATTGATCCGGTCAATGGTAACGTTATTGAGTTTGATCCTTCGACTATAAAAGTGAAAGAAGACGTGGTTACTCCACCTGTTCCAGAGCCAGGGACTCCGACTAAACCAGGAGATTTGAGCTTCGCCATTTTGAAGGATAACACGGATGAAGTGTCGGTGATGGATGGATATACGGTAAAACCAGGCTCTCTAATCGAACGTGGTGGTAAAAAGTATGTCCAATTCACATTGAAAAACAGTAAGCAGATTGATGGCTTCAAGGTAGAACAAAATGGAGTCTTAACTGATACCTCTATTGTAAGTGAAGATCAAACTGCGAATACACGAGTGATTGAGTTCGAAGTCAAAGAACTGCCTGCCAAGCTGAACGCATGGGTAAGCATCAACTGGCCTGAGCTAAACTACGTGAATACTTATAATGTAGATATACAGCTCGCTTCTGTACCCGCGCCAGCAGATTTGGCGGATGGAACGTATTCGATTAATTTTAGTGCGCTGCACGCAACTAAAGATCAACCATCAGCTATGGCACAATATCTGTTGTCTCCGGCAACCTTGACGGTATCCAAAGGGCAAAAAGAAGTTTCCTTTACCATCAAAGACAGCAGTACGGTAACGGAGTTTAAAACAGAACAAAACGGAGCGCTAGCCGATGCTGATATTGTAAGTGAGGACAAGACAGCCAATACCCGTGTGGTAAAATTTAAAGTAGCGGATTTGGATGCTATTTTAAATGCACAAGTACATGTAAGCACGACCTATCCGGGTGGAGTTTATGAGATGGATCATAAGCTTCGTCTTCAATTCGACAAGAGCAGCATTACTGAAAATGGTACCTCTCCAGAAACAGGCTCCAATTTGGACTTCACCTTTTTGAAGGATGGCACGAATGAAAAGTCTGTAATGGATGGCTATACGGAGAAACCAGGCGTTTTGATTGAACGTGATGGGAAGAAGTATGTTCGTTTTACCTTGAAAAATAGCAAGCAGATTGATGGATTTAAGGTAGAGCAAAACGGAGTATTATCCAATGTAGCCACAGTAAGTGAAGATCAAACTGCGAATACACGAGTGATCGAATTTGAAGTGAAAGAAGTACCTGCTAAGCTGAATGCATGGGTAAGCATCAACTGGCCTGAGCTAAACTACGTGGAAACCTATAATGTTGATCTCCAGTTGGGCTCTGTAACTGCACCACCGACTATCGCAGATGGAACGTATTCGATTAACTTTAACACCCTGCACGCAACCAAAGATCAGCCATCGGCCATAGCACAATATCTGTTGTCTCCGGCAACCTTGACGGTATCCAAAGGGCAAAAAGAAGTTTCCTTTACGATCAAAGACAGCAGTACGGTGACGGAGTTCAAAACAGAACAAAACGGAACGCTAGCCGATGCTGATATTGTAAGTGAGGACAAGACAGCCAATACTCGTGTGGTGAAATTTAAGGTAGCGGATTTGGATGCTATTTTAAATGCACAAGTACATGTAAGCACGACCTACCCGGGTGGGGTTTATGAGATGGATCATAAGCTTCGTCTTCAATTCGACAAGAGCAGCATTGCAAAAACTCCATCCCCGGTTGATCCAAGTACTCCTGGGAAGGGCTTAGCCGATGGAACGTATTCAATCAAGTTCAATGCGTTGCATGCAACCAAAGATCAACCATCGGCGATGGCACAATATTTGTTGTCTCCGGCTACATTGACGGTATCTAAAGGCAAGTATGAAGTTTCCTTTACCGTCAAGGACAGCGCAACGGTGACAGAATTCAAAACGGAACAAAACGGAACATTGACGGATGCGGATATTGTAAGTGAAGACAAAACAGCCGATACACGTGTCGTAAAATTCAAAGTAGCGGATTTGGATGCTATTCTGAATGCACAGGTCCATGTAAGTACCAGTTTTAACGGATCGGTTTACGAAATGGATCATAAGATCCGCCTTCAATTTGACCGCAGCAGCATCACGGTAAAAGGATCAGATGGCGGTACAACTCCTGTGGCTGAAAACGGCAGATACAGCATTGATTTCTCTGTGCTCAAAAACGGAACCAATGAAATATCCATAATGGATGGCTATATGCAGAAACCAGCCACGCTGTTAAGACAGTCTGGAAAAAATGTGATTCAGATCAAAATGGACAAGAGCAGCTGGATTAAAACGTTCAAAGTAAACGGTTCAGAAGCTCAAGTGGTTGATCAATCGACCTCCGCAGATACAAGAACAGTGCAATTTGAAGTGCCTAATCTGTCAGATAAAGTGACAGTGAATACACATGTCGTTGTACCTGGATTAGATTTGGGTGGCGTCCTGTACGACCACGTATATGATGTACAGTTTCAATTTGAGCCTGCTACCATTCGCAGCTTTGTAGAACCGTCCTCTTCGGGAGCAACAGCTCCTGCAGTGAAGCTGGATTTTGACAAGCTTGCCAATGGCAAATATGCTTTGAAATTCAGTATCGTTTTGTCAGATGGCTCGACAGCAGTGGATTCACCAGCTCAACGCTTCATCACTGACGAACCGGCGCAATTGGTCGTGGAAGGCGACAAACGGTTTGTAGGTCTGAAGCTGCAAAACAGTAATGAAGTGAAGGCGTTGCGTATTTGGGATAACGCGAGCGGAAGCTATCAAGACGCGGAAGTGACCGAAGAAGATGCAGCTAGCAATACGAAGCACATTCGTTTTAGCGTAAATGACTTTAAGAACAATGTAAAAGGCCAACTGGTTGTTTATGAGGCCCCTAAAGTGGCAAGTGCCGCTCCGATGGTCTTCAAGGCCGAGGATCGTGTAGAAAAGGTATACGACTTTGAATTCAAATTCGATACCAGTAATGTATCTTATTACAACGACAAGAAGTCGGTTGAAGAGGAAGAAGGGAAAAACAACCTGCCTGACGGAGAGTATACAGCGGATTTCCGTCTTCTGGCGAACGGTACGGAGAAGGACTCCATTGTAGCTCCTTTTGTAGAGCCTCTGGCGAAGCTGGCCGTGAAGAACGGCAAGATTGTGGCTCATCTGACTATTACGGACAGACAGGCTCTGAAGCAATTCCAAACCGATTTTGAAGGCCGTTATGCAAATCCGGCGGTTATTGATTCCAGCACAAAAGGGGATACGCACACGATCGCTTTTGAAGTACCTGATTTGGACAAAAAGCTGAGTGTGTATACCCAGGTATATCTGCCTGAGAAATACATTTTTAATGAGAAATTCGGCGGACAGCTTCAATTTGACCGTGCATCGCTTAAAGGTGAGGGAGTAAGTGCAGCTACAACTTCAACCGCCGCTGAACCAGCGCCAGCCTCTACGGACAAAGCAGCACAAACGACCACGCCTGTGGCTGAACAAAAACCCGTAGTTGAGCAGCCAGCTCAGCCCGCAGCTTCCGAGAAGCAATACACGATCAACTACAACATATTTAAAGACAAGACGAATGAAGCTTCCGTTATGGAAGGATACCTCGACAAGCCAGCCTTACTGATTGAAAAGGGAGGCAAGCGCTATATTCAAATTACTTTGAATAATAGCTCTTGGATGCCAGCTCTCCAAGTGGAGCAGAACGGCACCCTGAAAGATGTAGAAGTGATCTCGACATCCGGTGATACACGTGTGGTTCAATTCGAGGTAGGGGACTTGTCTCAGAAAATTAGTGCCTACACCCACGTTGCTGTGCCTGGTTTGGTTCTGGGCGGTGTGCCATATGATCACTGGTACACAGTTCAGTTCCAATTTGATGAAGCAAGTCTGAAAGCGAAGTAA
- the isdE gene encoding heme ABC transporter substrate-binding protein IsdE, whose translation MKRYTAFTQGKSFYFYMLVSIVILLLAGCSGGAEAEQNSSAGSKSPATSEAAGKSSDDKVQTPRIVATTVAITEITDALGLDLAGKPTSTKMLPDRYKDVPDVGNPMSPDMEKVMSLKPTDILSVTTLQYDLEPKFKDLNINAEFLNFESLANMQKEIQKLGDRFDKAAKAKEINGTLDAKVAKVKQQIQGKKSPKVLILLGVPGSYLVATEHSYIGDLVKIAGGTNVVQDQKVEYIAHNTEALQQSNPDIILRAAHGMPDEVVKMFDEEFKTNDIWKHFNAVKNGHVYDLPETLFGTTGNLAASSALDELVKMMYPSN comes from the coding sequence ATGAAACGCTATACAGCTTTTACACAAGGGAAATCATTCTATTTTTACATGTTGGTCAGCATTGTAATCTTATTGCTCGCCGGATGCTCGGGAGGAGCAGAGGCCGAACAGAACAGTAGTGCTGGTTCGAAATCGCCAGCAACGTCTGAGGCCGCAGGAAAGTCATCAGACGATAAAGTTCAAACACCACGAATTGTTGCGACTACGGTAGCCATTACGGAAATTACAGATGCACTGGGGCTGGATTTGGCAGGCAAGCCGACAAGTACAAAGATGCTGCCTGACCGATACAAGGATGTGCCTGATGTGGGAAATCCGATGAGTCCTGACATGGAAAAAGTGATGTCGCTGAAGCCAACAGATATATTGTCGGTCACGACACTTCAATATGATTTGGAGCCGAAGTTTAAGGACCTGAATATCAATGCTGAATTCTTGAATTTTGAAAGCCTTGCGAATATGCAAAAGGAAATTCAAAAGCTGGGAGACCGATTTGACAAAGCTGCAAAGGCGAAAGAGATCAATGGAACTTTGGATGCCAAAGTAGCCAAGGTTAAACAGCAAATCCAAGGAAAGAAATCTCCTAAGGTCCTGATTTTGCTGGGGGTACCGGGAAGTTATCTGGTGGCTACCGAGCATTCCTATATTGGCGATCTGGTCAAAATTGCAGGCGGGACGAATGTAGTCCAAGATCAGAAGGTGGAATATATTGCTCACAATACAGAAGCCTTGCAGCAGTCCAATCCAGATATAATATTGCGCGCCGCGCACGGAATGCCGGATGAGGTCGTCAAAATGTTTGACGAAGAATTCAAAACCAACGACATCTGGAAGCATTTTAACGCTGTAAAAAATGGACACGTCTACGATCTGCCGGAGACGTTATTTGGCACAACAGGTAATCTGGCCGCTAGCTCAGCACTGGATGAGCTGGTGAAGATGATGTACCCTTCGAACTAA
- a CDS encoding FecCD family ABC transporter permease — MSRKVWSIIIVMVLLIGVILYSAMTGSLKVNLSQLVAGLWTGTDEQVNVVKDLRLPRIIVAVMAGAALAVAGVLLQAVMKNPLADAGVIGISSGAALISLIAVTIFPMLYFWMPFFSFIGGALACLMVYGFSWKSGLHPIRLILIGVAVNAIFSGLGQSFNYRGSYAITSINQVTTSTLSMKKWVDVEIITTYGGIGLILAMLVFSWCNFLSLQDKTAKNLGFNVTRARLLISVIAVLLAATATAIAGVIAFIGLLVPHCARYLVGSDHKWLIPFSALCGGLLLLLADTLGRTVLAPNEIPASIIMAVIGGPFLIFLIRKADRTYGH, encoded by the coding sequence ATGTCAAGGAAAGTGTGGAGTATTATCATTGTGATGGTCTTGCTCATCGGCGTCATTCTGTATTCGGCAATGACCGGCAGTCTCAAGGTCAACTTGAGCCAATTAGTGGCCGGATTATGGACAGGGACGGATGAGCAGGTAAATGTGGTGAAGGATCTGAGACTACCCAGAATTATCGTGGCCGTGATGGCCGGAGCAGCGCTTGCAGTGGCGGGTGTTCTGCTGCAAGCGGTCATGAAAAACCCGCTGGCTGATGCGGGAGTGATCGGCATTTCTTCAGGAGCAGCTTTAATCTCGTTGATTGCGGTGACAATCTTTCCGATGCTTTATTTCTGGATGCCGTTCTTCTCTTTTATCGGTGGTGCGCTGGCCTGCTTAATGGTCTACGGATTTTCCTGGAAATCCGGCCTGCATCCAATTCGTCTAATCCTGATTGGGGTCGCAGTAAATGCCATTTTTTCCGGTTTGGGGCAGTCATTTAACTATCGGGGGAGCTATGCCATCACCAGCATTAATCAGGTCACAACCTCGACCCTGTCCATGAAAAAATGGGTTGATGTCGAGATTATCACAACCTATGGCGGAATTGGTTTGATTCTGGCCATGCTCGTGTTCTCCTGGTGCAATTTCTTGTCTCTCCAGGATAAAACGGCTAAAAACCTCGGATTCAATGTGACGCGCGCACGACTTTTGATTTCCGTCATTGCCGTGCTGCTGGCAGCAACGGCTACAGCCATCGCAGGAGTTATCGCCTTTATCGGCCTGCTCGTTCCGCATTGTGCCCGTTATTTGGTGGGTTCGGATCACAAGTGGCTCATTCCGTTCTCCGCCTTGTGTGGCGGCTTGCTGCTGCTGCTCGCAGATACGCTTGGGCGGACGGTGCTTGCTCCCAATGAAATTCCAGCTTCTATTATTATGGCCGTCATTGGCGGACCGTTCCTGATCTTTTTAATCAGAAAGGCAGATCGCACTTATGGACATTAA